A genomic segment from bacterium encodes:
- a CDS encoding type II secretion system F family protein, translating into MPTEFEYKAYDLTGAAVLGSARMETSEAVRDLLAERNLIPISIKPKTKTTWDKIIGNLRSRSTREDLILFTRKLNALYKAGVPITNSLGVIAEQDANKYFSAVAGRLRNDLEQGYSFSEAIAQHLDVFPDTYIHAIRVAEETGRLDVVMEKLATTLERDLETREQIKTAVRYPVIVVILVIAAFFALVTFVVPKFAEFYTKNNAQLPLPTQILIDLNVMIRHYWPLLVALIVIGIPVGIRLFRLKQVREKFDGLILKLPIFGPLFNKIYIARFSHLLEVTFTSGAPLLKGLDTIRSAIGNRVIEAEIDKIRQQVQQGNSLGSIRNQLPHFPSLALSLIQIGLESGSLDFMLQQVASFYDREVDYTTKRLMTLIEPLLILFLGCVVLVMALAIFLPMWNLVEVFRPH; encoded by the coding sequence ATGCCAACTGAATTTGAGTATAAGGCCTACGACCTCACCGGCGCGGCAGTACTCGGCTCGGCGCGAATGGAGACTTCTGAGGCAGTCAGGGACTTGCTGGCCGAGCGGAATCTTATCCCCATCAGCATCAAGCCAAAGACAAAGACTACATGGGATAAAATTATCGGCAACCTTCGCAGTCGTTCGACACGCGAAGATCTGATTCTCTTCACGCGCAAGCTCAATGCCCTTTATAAAGCAGGCGTTCCAATCACCAACAGCCTTGGAGTTATTGCCGAACAGGACGCTAACAAATATTTCTCCGCAGTTGCAGGAAGATTGCGCAACGATCTGGAGCAAGGGTACTCATTCTCGGAAGCGATCGCACAGCATCTCGATGTATTTCCGGATACCTACATCCATGCGATTCGCGTGGCCGAAGAGACGGGTCGTCTCGATGTCGTGATGGAAAAACTCGCTACGACGCTTGAACGGGATCTTGAGACGCGCGAACAAATCAAGACGGCAGTCCGATATCCGGTCATCGTGGTTATCCTCGTGATCGCTGCGTTCTTTGCATTAGTGACCTTTGTAGTGCCGAAATTCGCCGAATTCTATACCAAGAACAACGCCCAGCTTCCTCTGCCGACCCAGATACTCATTGATCTGAATGTTATGATCAGACACTACTGGCCGCTATTGGTAGCATTAATTGTCATTGGAATCCCGGTAGGGATACGATTGTTCAGACTGAAACAGGTGCGAGAGAAGTTTGACGGGTTGATTCTCAAACTGCCGATTTTTGGTCCGCTCTTCAACAAGATATACATCGCACGATTCTCCCATCTACTCGAAGTGACGTTTACATCCGGTGCCCCTTTGCTAAAGGGATTGGACACGATTCGATCGGCGATAGGTAATCGAGTCATCGAAGCCGAGATCGATAAAATTCGTCAACAGGTACAACAGGGCAATAGTCTTGGCTCGATACGCAATCAGTTGCCACATTTTCCCAGTTTGGCGCTGTCATTGATTCAAATTGGACTGGAATCGGGTTCGCTTGATTTCATGTTGCAACAGGTGGCAAGTTTCTATGACCGGGAAGTGGACTACACGACCAAGCGTCTGATGACTCTGATAGAGCCCCTACTAATACTGTTTTTGGGGTGTGTCGTTTTGGTAATGGCGCTGGCTATCTTCCTACCGATGTGGAATTTAGTCGAAGTATTCCGTCCGCATTAA
- a CDS encoding prepilin-type N-terminal cleavage/methylation domain-containing protein encodes MNKVKSQGGFTLVEVVMVIIIMAIIAAVAMRSMDKGLETARIEETRNELNQLAEAIAGNPSLYSNGMRTNYGYVGDVGSLPPSLDALVNNPGYGTWRGPYVRTDFSGYADDFKKDAWGTLYAYTGNISITSTGGSDTLVRNFAQLTSDLTGNSLAGTITDAAGNPPGDSASRVRVVITYPNGSGSYRDSTIVPNSGGVFTYSNCLPIGNHRLRAIYQTTADTVQTFVSVFPKSSMQTSLRFPGAVWAASGGGAGGGGSAAISYVTGSATTYGAQNSFVSFNIENTGTAAIMVTSIRLTYSFTAYFRRVYWNTTLVVNSSNPWPGNNQSVSFSTNMTMMPTEQVTLKFEYFRAAPGGGARVNMTGRTFDIRFSDGTTLTVAIP; translated from the coding sequence ATGAACAAAGTTAAGTCACAAGGCGGATTCACACTTGTTGAAGTCGTGATGGTAATTATCATCATGGCCATTATTGCCGCTGTGGCGATGCGCTCTATGGACAAAGGGTTGGAAACAGCTCGAATTGAGGAAACTCGAAACGAACTGAATCAACTCGCCGAAGCGATTGCCGGAAACCCCAGTCTCTACTCCAATGGCATGCGAACAAATTACGGATATGTCGGCGATGTCGGCAGTCTTCCACCTAGTCTTGATGCTCTTGTGAACAATCCGGGGTATGGCACCTGGCGCGGCCCGTATGTGCGCACAGATTTCTCAGGCTACGCAGACGATTTCAAGAAGGACGCTTGGGGAACGCTATACGCGTACACTGGAAACATCAGTATCACTTCGACCGGCGGCAGCGATACGCTGGTACGGAACTTCGCGCAACTGACGTCCGACTTGACTGGCAACTCGCTGGCAGGGACAATCACGGACGCGGCGGGAAATCCACCCGGGGATTCGGCATCAAGGGTTCGCGTTGTGATTACTTATCCAAACGGCAGCGGCAGCTACCGCGACTCGACGATCGTACCGAACTCTGGCGGCGTGTTTACTTACTCCAACTGTCTGCCTATCGGCAATCACCGCCTGCGGGCTATTTACCAAACAACTGCCGACACCGTGCAGACGTTTGTGAGCGTCTTTCCAAAATCTTCGATGCAGACAAGCCTGCGCTTTCCCGGCGCAGTCTGGGCAGCCTCTGGTGGCGGCGCGGGCGGAGGTGGCAGTGCCGCGATTTCGTACGTAACCGGAAGCGCAACAACCTACGGTGCGCAGAATTCATTCGTGAGCTTCAACATAGAAAACACCGGTACTGCTGCGATAATGGTCACTTCCATCAGACTGACTTACTCATTTACGGCGTACTTTCGTCGAGTGTACTGGAACACCACATTGGTCGTGAACTCAAGTAACCCCTGGCCCGGGAACAATCAGTCAGTGAGCTTCTCCACCAATATGACAATGATGCCTACTGAGCAGGTGACTCTAAAATTCGAGTATTTTCGTGCAGCACCTGGCGGCGGCGCTAGAGTTAACATGACAGGGCGAACGTTTGATATCCGATTCTCCGATGGCACAACCTTAACCGTAGCGATACCATAG
- a CDS encoding ABC transporter ATP-binding protein: MLEIDNIQVFYGQIAALKGISLYLDKGEILAIIGANGAGKTTLINTISGVLHPREGQIRFAGERIDKLPAWKIARKKILQIPEGRKVFAKQSVLENLELGAYAESDNNLIKDRVAEMYRLFPILGERRTQLAGTLSGGEQQMLAIARGLMAGPELLLFDEPSMGLAPVVVEKVFQTITEINRRGITVLLVEQNARKSLQIAKRAYVLETGKIVMSDTAASLLENEQVKRAYLGG; this comes from the coding sequence CTGCTTGAAATTGACAACATACAGGTGTTTTACGGCCAGATAGCGGCGCTCAAAGGCATCTCGCTATACTTGGACAAAGGCGAGATTCTTGCGATAATCGGCGCGAACGGCGCCGGCAAGACTACTCTCATCAATACGATCTCCGGTGTACTGCATCCGCGCGAGGGTCAAATCCGATTTGCCGGCGAGCGCATTGACAAGCTTCCGGCATGGAAAATTGCGCGTAAGAAAATCCTGCAAATACCCGAAGGCCGCAAAGTATTCGCCAAGCAGTCCGTTCTTGAAAATCTCGAATTGGGAGCCTACGCCGAGAGCGACAATAATCTGATCAAAGACCGCGTTGCCGAAATGTATCGCCTCTTCCCGATTCTCGGCGAACGACGCACGCAATTGGCCGGAACGTTATCCGGCGGTGAACAGCAAATGCTTGCCATTGCACGCGGGTTAATGGCTGGTCCCGAGTTACTGCTCTTCGATGAACCGTCAATGGGGCTCGCACCGGTTGTCGTCGAAAAAGTCTTTCAGACGATCACTGAAATCAACCGTCGCGGAATTACTGTCTTGTTGGTGGAACAGAATGCCCGCAAGTCGCTGCAAATAGCTAAACGCGCGTATGTGTTGGAAACAGGCAAGATTGTGATGAGCGACACAGCGGCAAGCCTGCTCGAAAACGAACAGGTCAAACGCGCCTATCTCGGCGGATAG
- a CDS encoding ABC transporter ATP-binding protein gives MKITRKSVIYALGIVGLLVLPIIMNQAGNFYAVRVAGLVGIYCILGVGLNITIGYTGLLDLGYIAFYAIGAYTAALVSIAGIPFWFGLPIVVLVGGLIRLGLGAPLLRLRGDYLAIVTLGFGEIVRLVLVNLEPITNGPKGLPRVEEKLLDINLFGFKFTENIHYYYLILAFLAVAIIISYRLEHSRIGRALVAIREDELAATLTGVNVARVKAVAFTISGIIGAVAGAIYTHWNGFVSPEQFTFWESILIVAMLVIGGMGNISGVILGVVLLVAVPEILRASLGTAFVDYRMLLFGVIMVVAIIYRPEGLLPSKRRALELKPVEAE, from the coding sequence ATGAAGATCACCCGCAAATCAGTCATCTACGCGCTCGGCATTGTTGGCCTTTTGGTCCTGCCGATTATAATGAACCAGGCGGGCAACTTCTACGCCGTCCGAGTCGCGGGACTCGTCGGCATTTACTGCATACTCGGCGTTGGCCTGAACATCACAATCGGCTATACCGGACTACTTGATCTTGGCTACATCGCCTTCTATGCCATCGGCGCATACACAGCTGCCCTCGTTAGCATTGCCGGAATCCCATTTTGGTTCGGACTGCCTATTGTGGTATTGGTCGGCGGTCTGATTCGACTGGGACTTGGCGCACCACTCCTCCGATTGCGGGGTGACTATCTTGCCATTGTCACCCTCGGATTCGGCGAAATCGTGCGGCTGGTCTTGGTCAATCTCGAACCGATCACCAACGGCCCCAAAGGTCTCCCGCGCGTCGAAGAAAAACTGCTCGACATCAATCTCTTTGGATTCAAGTTTACAGAGAACATTCACTACTACTACCTGATTCTCGCATTCCTGGCTGTTGCCATCATCATCAGCTATCGCCTCGAGCACTCGCGCATTGGTCGCGCTCTCGTCGCTATCCGCGAAGATGAACTCGCTGCTACTCTAACTGGCGTCAATGTGGCACGCGTCAAAGCCGTCGCCTTTACAATCTCCGGAATCATCGGCGCCGTTGCCGGTGCAATCTACACCCATTGGAATGGTTTCGTTTCGCCAGAGCAGTTCACATTCTGGGAGTCGATACTTATCGTCGCAATGCTCGTCATCGGCGGCATGGGAAATATCTCCGGCGTCATACTCGGCGTGGTACTACTTGTCGCCGTACCTGAAATTCTTCGCGCTTCGCTCGGAACAGCATTTGTCGATTACCGTATGTTGCTGTTTGGTGTCATAATGGTAGTCGCCATTATCTACCGCCCCGAGGGTCTCCTGCCTTCGAAACGTCGCGCGCTCGAACTCAAACCTGTCGAGGCTGAGTAG
- a CDS encoding prepilin-type N-terminal cleavage/methylation domain-containing protein: MNSKVSGSRGFTLIELIIIIVVLGIISTVAVAKYSDFLNESKVQSAKTEMAELKKAIVGNPSAVAGGRYSDVGFEGDVGHPPAALVDLVRKPDTVAEYNAIARLGWHGPYIDSSGGDYLKDAWGVNYVYSAATRSITSTGSGTNIVISF, from the coding sequence ATGAATAGTAAGGTAAGCGGAAGCCGCGGTTTTACGCTTATCGAACTCATCATCATCATTGTTGTACTCGGCATCATCTCTACCGTGGCCGTGGCGAAGTACTCGGATTTCCTTAATGAATCCAAAGTGCAATCAGCCAAGACGGAAATGGCGGAGTTGAAAAAAGCTATTGTCGGAAATCCTTCGGCAGTAGCAGGCGGCAGGTACAGCGATGTTGGTTTTGAGGGCGATGTTGGCCACCCACCGGCGGCATTGGTGGACCTTGTTCGCAAACCGGACACGGTTGCCGAATACAATGCCATTGCCCGGTTAGGATGGCATGGACCGTATATCGACTCCAGCGGCGGCGATTACCTCAAGGACGCCTGGGGAGTGAACTACGTTTACAGCGCGGCGACTCGGTCGATCACCTCGACCGGTTCAGGCACCAATATTGTCATCAGCTTCTGA
- a CDS encoding type II and III secretion system protein, with amino-acid sequence MKRISIAVLIVALVAFSVQATAQNVTHAFLNNRVSLTLERTDVEAVVRMLAKQNGFNVAIAGEVSGEASMILNDVPLHEALDAILLSNNLSWYMKENLMVVKPSGFLATDERVTILIRLKHVTCEEAKLAAGHLLSSGGKIEILTEGAEMSARRARASVLSVSDRGDIVGQIQAVVADLDKPQPMLNISVKLVETNLSKDDKVGLNWPDSYPMVFGGLPDAEGEGAAPLASHPLDGGRWTWGTFAASSVTAALDLMLTSGQSKLLSDPNLTTESNRPAEIAITTTIPIQTLNRFTEGAVIQDIVSFQDLDVGITLRVIGHVTEDGYISLDVNPVIEEITGYTGPTDNLRPITSNRSVNTNVRVKDGETLVIGGLIKNSKFETTKKFPLLGSIPIIGRIFQHQTTTDEKTDLSILITPTIIVEK; translated from the coding sequence ATGAAAAGGATTTCAATCGCTGTACTGATTGTCGCACTTGTTGCATTCAGTGTACAAGCGACTGCGCAAAACGTGACGCATGCATTCTTGAACAACCGAGTATCGTTGACGCTCGAAAGAACAGATGTCGAAGCTGTGGTACGCATGCTGGCCAAACAAAATGGATTCAATGTCGCGATAGCCGGCGAGGTGAGCGGAGAAGCGTCTATGATTCTTAACGACGTCCCGCTGCATGAAGCTCTGGATGCGATTCTCCTATCCAACAATCTTTCGTGGTATATGAAAGAGAACCTGATGGTGGTTAAGCCTTCGGGATTTCTTGCGACCGATGAGCGTGTGACAATCTTGATTAGGCTTAAGCACGTGACTTGCGAAGAGGCGAAGCTCGCGGCTGGACACCTGTTGTCAAGCGGCGGCAAAATCGAGATATTGACTGAGGGCGCAGAGATGTCGGCACGCCGAGCGAGAGCGTCGGTGCTGAGCGTTTCCGACCGCGGCGATATTGTCGGCCAGATACAGGCAGTAGTAGCCGATCTTGATAAGCCGCAGCCGATGCTGAATATATCGGTGAAGTTAGTAGAGACCAACTTGTCGAAAGACGACAAGGTCGGACTCAACTGGCCTGACTCATATCCGATGGTGTTTGGTGGACTTCCCGATGCAGAAGGCGAAGGCGCAGCGCCATTGGCGTCGCATCCGCTCGACGGCGGACGATGGACATGGGGGACATTTGCGGCTTCCAGTGTGACAGCGGCGCTTGATCTGATGTTGACGTCGGGACAATCGAAGTTGCTGTCGGACCCGAATCTTACGACTGAATCAAATCGTCCTGCAGAAATCGCGATTACCACGACAATTCCAATTCAGACTCTCAATCGATTCACCGAGGGTGCTGTGATTCAAGATATCGTCTCGTTTCAGGATTTGGATGTTGGTATCACTCTCAGAGTAATAGGTCACGTCACCGAAGACGGATACATTTCGTTGGACGTAAATCCGGTGATCGAAGAAATTACCGGTTATACCGGACCGACTGACAACTTACGGCCGATTACATCGAACCGCTCGGTGAATACTAACGTCCGCGTCAAGGATGGCGAAACGCTGGTAATTGGTGGATTGATCAAGAATTCGAAATTCGAGACTACCAAGAAGTTTCCGTTGTTGGGTTCGATACCGATAATCGGCAGGATTTTTCAACACCAGACAACGACGGATGAGAAGACGGATTTGAGTATTCTGATTACGCCGACGATTATTGTCGAGAAATAA
- a CDS encoding branched-chain amino acid ABC transporter substrate-binding protein, with translation MIRKLLLLLTLMTFAIAGCGQSGPQVVKVALVAPLTGDISAHGQGMKRAAQMAVDEANAAGLFPQYQLQFAAFDDRGDPKEAVTVANQIISDPTIIGIVGHLNSGCSIPASQVYAKKKVLMITPASTNPKLTQQGLKNVFRLCTTDDVQGPFAADFVVDSLGFKKVAVIHDKTAYGLGLAEQFRTKFEARVEPVLSFDGIDVGEKDYKALITKIKSTGPEIIYFGGMHPECGLITKQAKELGLAIPVFSGDGVLTPEYITIGGPATEGDLSSMTGLPPEKLPAAQKFIDDYARLYPNDDMQPYDPYTYEAVKIILSALAKVGTDRDLLIKTVAEINFTGILGESSFDEIGDTRNKTITIYRVTNGKFVYVD, from the coding sequence ATGATTCGTAAACTGCTGCTGCTTCTGACTCTCATGACATTTGCCATTGCAGGCTGCGGACAATCCGGGCCGCAGGTCGTCAAAGTTGCCCTCGTCGCACCCCTTACCGGTGACATTTCTGCTCACGGTCAAGGTATGAAACGCGCGGCGCAAATGGCAGTTGATGAAGCCAACGCCGCCGGTCTCTTCCCGCAGTATCAGCTCCAATTCGCCGCTTTCGATGACCGCGGCGACCCCAAGGAAGCAGTCACAGTTGCAAATCAGATCATCTCTGACCCGACCATCATTGGTATCGTTGGACATCTCAATAGCGGTTGCTCCATTCCGGCCAGTCAAGTTTATGCCAAAAAGAAAGTCTTGATGATTACTCCCGCATCTACGAATCCCAAACTCACCCAGCAGGGTCTTAAAAACGTTTTCCGTCTCTGCACTACTGACGACGTTCAAGGACCTTTCGCTGCGGATTTCGTTGTTGATTCGCTTGGATTCAAAAAGGTCGCAGTGATTCACGACAAGACCGCCTACGGTCTTGGGCTCGCCGAGCAGTTTCGCACCAAGTTTGAAGCGCGTGTTGAACCCGTGCTGAGTTTCGATGGAATTGACGTCGGTGAAAAGGACTACAAAGCTCTTATCACCAAGATCAAATCCACTGGACCAGAGATCATTTACTTCGGCGGCATGCACCCCGAATGCGGCTTGATTACTAAGCAGGCCAAAGAACTTGGCCTCGCAATTCCGGTGTTTTCCGGCGACGGCGTTCTGACTCCCGAGTACATCACCATCGGCGGTCCTGCCACCGAAGGCGACCTTTCTTCAATGACCGGACTTCCGCCGGAGAAACTTCCCGCAGCGCAAAAGTTCATCGATGACTACGCGCGACTTTATCCCAACGACGATATGCAGCCGTACGATCCCTACACTTATGAAGCGGTCAAGATTATTCTCTCGGCTCTTGCAAAAGTCGGAACTGATCGCGACCTGTTGATCAAGACGGTTGCCGAAATCAATTTCACCGGCATCCTGGGCGAGTCGAGCTTTGATGAGATCGGTGATACTCGCAACAAGACGATCACCATCTATCGAGTGACCAACGGCAAATTCGTCTATGTTGATTAA
- a CDS encoding branched-chain amino acid ABC transporter permease has translation MFFQQLINGITLGSIYALFALGYTMVYGILLMINFAHSEIFMVGAYIGFFALTFLPLAIQDIVPLHLSLVFVSSIVGAGILAVCVERIAYRKLYGASRLTPLISAIGVSIFLQNIMQVGVSAQSQPYPYPQSSDIAHFDFFGVQINSLQISIFLLAIIAMVALQLFVNRTKLGKAMRATAQNHTVSQLMGINVNLIITMTFLIGGALGGLAGVLNGMYYGSIKFNMGFFPGLKAFTAAVVGGIGNIKGAMIGGFLLGIIEAMSVGYISSAYKDVILFAVLILVLIFRPTGIMGEAVTEKI, from the coding sequence ATGTTCTTTCAACAGCTAATCAACGGTATCACGCTCGGCAGTATCTACGCGCTCTTTGCGCTTGGGTACACCATGGTCTACGGCATCCTGCTCATGATCAACTTCGCCCACAGCGAAATCTTCATGGTCGGCGCCTACATCGGCTTTTTTGCTCTTACCTTCCTGCCGCTTGCGATTCAGGACATCGTGCCGCTGCACCTCTCGCTTGTATTCGTCTCGTCAATCGTCGGCGCAGGAATTCTGGCAGTCTGCGTTGAACGCATAGCATATCGCAAGCTCTATGGCGCATCGCGGCTGACTCCGCTGATTTCCGCAATTGGTGTGTCGATTTTTCTGCAAAATATCATGCAGGTCGGCGTAAGCGCACAGTCACAACCATACCCCTACCCCCAGTCGTCTGACATTGCACACTTCGATTTCTTTGGAGTTCAGATCAACTCCTTGCAGATTTCCATCTTCCTTCTGGCGATCATTGCCATGGTCGCCCTACAGTTGTTTGTCAATCGCACCAAACTCGGCAAGGCGATGCGCGCAACTGCGCAGAACCACACCGTCTCGCAGTTGATGGGCATCAACGTCAATTTGATTATCACGATGACCTTCCTGATTGGCGGCGCACTCGGCGGACTTGCAGGCGTCCTTAACGGGATGTATTACGGCAGTATCAAATTCAATATGGGCTTCTTCCCCGGCCTCAAGGCATTCACTGCCGCTGTGGTCGGTGGAATCGGAAACATCAAAGGCGCAATGATCGGCGGCTTCCTTCTCGGGATCATCGAAGCAATGTCGGTCGGTTACATTTCATCCGCATACAAAGATGTAATCCTTTTCGCAGTGTTGATCCTCGTGTTGATCTTTAGGCCAACTGGTATTATGGGCGAAGCGGTAACTGAGAAGATATGA
- a CDS encoding family 1 glycosylhydrolase, protein MTISKHSSFLWGVSTSAFQIEGQINNDITVWESLGYFRNNGEDPIYNRAADHWNRWESDFVLLKELNLNSYRFSVEWARIEPERGKFDQSALDQYVRMVDRLLELGIQPMLTLHHFTHPTWFHEATPWHSPESVEAFARFTAKVVESLGDRVNLYVTINEPMVWLLAGYLDAKFPPGKRDVHLLADSLYNMLLAHARAYDIIKSANPNAEVGIANNFIVFKSAHKWNPLDKKIKRLIHSFYNMCIVDAFHENVVRIKFPFIMDYHKPIALDNKIDFWGVNYYYRMHVRFKLSVKYPFELFFRDRSGSGFTDLGWEIYARGLGKVLNWLEPTGKPIYVTENGIATQDDTRRLEYMTQHLSILEDSIRRNPQVRGYYYWSLIDNYEWLVGYKARFGLYEVDYENGLKRTLRPSGRFFGDYIRNLNTGHSET, encoded by the coding sequence GTGACAATCAGCAAACACAGTTCTTTTCTCTGGGGCGTCTCAACCTCTGCCTTTCAAATTGAAGGCCAGATCAACAACGACATCACAGTTTGGGAATCACTCGGCTACTTTCGAAACAATGGCGAAGATCCCATCTATAACCGAGCCGCCGACCATTGGAATCGATGGGAGAGCGACTTCGTTCTGCTCAAGGAGTTGAATCTCAACTCTTATCGTTTCTCTGTTGAGTGGGCGCGTATCGAGCCCGAAAGGGGCAAATTCGATCAATCAGCCCTCGATCAATACGTTCGCATGGTAGATCGACTGCTCGAGCTCGGTATTCAGCCAATGCTTACCTTGCATCACTTCACGCACCCGACTTGGTTCCATGAAGCCACTCCATGGCACAGCCCCGAATCGGTCGAAGCATTTGCTCGATTTACTGCCAAGGTTGTCGAAAGCCTCGGAGATCGTGTTAATTTGTATGTTACGATCAATGAACCGATGGTCTGGCTGCTGGCTGGATATCTCGATGCCAAATTTCCCCCCGGAAAGCGCGACGTTCATCTCCTCGCCGATTCGCTTTACAATATGCTCTTGGCTCACGCTCGTGCTTACGACATCATAAAATCAGCAAATCCGAATGCCGAGGTCGGTATTGCTAACAACTTCATCGTGTTCAAATCCGCGCATAAATGGAATCCACTCGACAAGAAAATCAAACGTCTTATTCACAGTTTCTACAACATGTGCATCGTCGACGCCTTTCACGAAAATGTCGTTCGAATCAAGTTCCCCTTCATAATGGATTATCACAAGCCGATCGCTCTGGATAACAAAATTGACTTCTGGGGCGTGAACTACTATTACCGCATGCACGTTCGATTCAAATTAAGTGTTAAGTATCCGTTCGAGTTATTCTTCCGCGACCGCTCCGGTTCAGGATTCACTGACCTTGGTTGGGAAATTTATGCCCGCGGACTTGGCAAGGTCCTGAATTGGCTTGAGCCAACCGGAAAGCCGATATATGTCACCGAAAACGGAATTGCCACTCAGGATGATACCCGGCGGTTGGAATACATGACACAACACCTGTCGATCCTGGAAGATTCGATCCGCCGCAATCCGCAGGTACGCGGCTACTACTATTGGTCTCTCATCGACAATTACGAATGGCTTGTTGGCTACAAGGCGCGATTCGGCCTTTACGAAGTCGATTACGAAAATGGACTCAAGCGAACACTCCGGCCCAGCGGCAGATTCTTCGGCGACTACATTCGCAACCTAAACACCGGCCACTCAGAGACTTAA
- a CDS encoding prepilin-type N-terminal cleavage/methylation domain-containing protein, producing MQSQQGFTLIELVIIIVVLGILAAVAIPKYQDITAEAKASAAKGALGSMRSGISIYYANAAVKTGTATWPPIDSMRTVNVVMSQSMPANPFQATANAPDSIVTGVTKGVVVGTRGGWAYKPSTGEIWPNTNVAGEASW from the coding sequence ATGCAAAGTCAGCAGGGCTTCACACTTATCGAGCTTGTGATCATCATCGTTGTGCTCGGCATTCTTGCCGCAGTGGCGATTCCGAAATACCAGGACATCACTGCGGAAGCGAAAGCGTCGGCGGCGAAGGGTGCACTTGGAAGCATGAGATCAGGCATTTCCATTTATTATGCGAATGCTGCAGTGAAGACCGGTACTGCGACGTGGCCGCCAATTGACAGTATGCGTACGGTCAATGTTGTGATGTCACAATCGATGCCGGCAAATCCATTCCAAGCAACAGCGAATGCACCAGACTCAATTGTCACCGGTGTGACCAAGGGTGTCGTTGTCGGAACACGCGGCGGTTGGGCATACAAGCCTTCCACCGGCGAGATCTGGCCAAACACAAACGTAGCCGGCGAAGCCAGCTGGTAA